From Paenibacillus sp. PvR098:
GCCTTGAAGATCGTAGGACGGCCCCCAAGTAAAGGTCATCCGGTCCTTATCGAGCCAAGGCCCCCCAATAAATACCGGCATCGGTTTTTCCAAATGGGTGTAGTATTTATCCAGACTATTCGACGTAAAGTCGGCAAGCGAGTAATATTCTTCATCAAACCGCTGCACATCTTTGGGCAACAGCTGCACATCCGGCGATCGCAGAACCATCGGCTGAATCGTCGGATAATATTGATCCAACAAAGCTTTGGTTCGCTCCTTGTTCATGATCCCGGACAAAGTTTCCATTTTTTCGTTCAAAGCTTCAACATTAGCCGGGTTTTGGAAAAACTTTTTGGCTAACGGCCAACCCCAATACAGCGAAAGTCCTTCCCTGGTCGGATGTATGGTATTCCCCTTGTTTCCCCATTGCCAGTCGTAATTCCAAGCCTTATCGTAATCCCAAGGGATAAAATACCATGTATCAGAAAACCTCGAGCTATATAAAAAGAAGTTATTCCCTGTCGTATCCAGATTACCGGTCATGAGATTAAAGGCGATCCAGCTCAAAAAATTGTTTTTATCGAAATACTTGTTAAATACCCGGTCAAAATTCAATTGATCGTTATTCACATCATCCAGCATGCGGATCAATTTTTCATGGTACTCTCTGCCGCTAATGCTCAGTACGGTCTCAAATTTAGCTTTATCATAGAGCGGATCATCACGATCTCTGAGAAGCTCGGGATACCTGTAGAATTCAAAATTAATCGCCTTATATAGGTAACCGTCCGCATCCAGACCGTTTCGTTTCAGGAACCCTCTATTCACTTGTTCCACGTGGGTGAACAAACCGTAATCAACGAATTCCTGCTCGGGCGGGTTTGCCGTAAGATCCTTCACATATAATTGAGTAAACTGAGTTTCCGAGCTGGCCAACTCAGGAATCAATGAAAGGTAATCATAGCTTAATTTGTTTCGAATACGCGTATAATCGAAAGGATGCTTATTCAAGTTGATGATATGCTGCTGATTCCAAGGCCCCTCTTCATCCATTCTAATTTTGAATGATTTTAAATCCGATTGCCGAACACTGTTTCCTCTTTGTTCAATGGTTGCTCGAACTTCCGCTTCTTGCAGTGATCCGATCTGCAGCATGGCAGACAAACGCGGTTCCTGCTCCAGACTCTCCTTTTGATTCATCTGATTCATGTCTTGAAACGTATACCCATACGCCGGATCTTTATCCAATACGGTGACATACATTTTTTCAAGAGGCTTATTTTTTTCCTCATGTTCGTTATTGGAAGCCTGAGATGAATAACTTATAAATTGAGACCAAAAAGGCGGAGCTTTAAGCTCCGGATCCATTCGTACTGTGTATATGCTGATCCATATGACTACCGGAAAAACAAAAATGATTAATAGAAGAACCTTTGATCGCATTTTCATTTTCCCCCATCACACATCTTTCTTCTGGTTGATGCTGCAAGGAGATATTCGGCGCAGGAGCTTAAGAACTCAACTCAATTCATGTACCCTTTTATCATTATCGGATTCATGTCTGATTGTTTGCATAGAGAACAAAATATTCAAGGTTGGCGGATAAATCGCAGGTAATTGGAGGAATAACCCATAAGTCCTAAGTTCTATCGATACCAGTTGTATCGTATCAAATTTTTGTTACTTTTGAAATATATGCATGATGAATTTTGTAAAAAAACATCAAATATTCTGCATACTAAATATGATGATGTTAAGTAAAATAAATATAGACCGGAGGCTAATAGCACCCGATCTATGATCGCATCGGCTTTATTCGATGACTTCCAAATAAAAGCCATCTATTTCTTGTTCAGCTTCACTTAGAAGTTCGAGCAGTTGATCCGCATATTCGCCCAAATGCCGCCTGCTTGCTTCGAGTCCTATCCATTGTATGGTTAGCGGCAGCTGTATCCACCCTGTCAAACAATCCCACAAAGCGTCCAAATTACTTCCGTACGAGTCCGGAAGCTGCAGTTCTTGTTTTAGAAAGTCGTGTAACTGGCTCCGTTCCTGAATGAGATTGCCGTCTAACAATACCTTGCGCACATTGTCCGCCTCTCTTTCTTATTACATCGGGGTAAACGTTTTATAATGATCTGTTGTCTTATATATGAGTCCATCATTAGAGAAGACAATCCGGTCACTGCCGCGGGTGCCTTTTTTATAATTGATATCGGCCTCATACCATATTCTTCCGTTCTTCTTGGGGAGTAACCCTTCACGATTTCGGAAGACATCGCCGCCTATGCTTTTGCCCGGCGCTACTTCAGGTAAATTTCCCTTTTGCGGTTCCCAGCCTAATTTTCTGGCTTCATTCTTCGTAATAAAATTGTCCGGAAGCTTCCCGTGCTTCGAGATATATTCTGCAACCTCATTAAATCCGGTTAATACAGCTGTCTTCTGTGAATTGGTATTCTCTTGATCTGCTATAAGGGCACAACCACTTAGACCAACCGCTAATCCCAGAATAAGAACGGTACATAGCCATTTCCATAATTTCAACAAGTCTTGTTTCCTCCGAACTTCAGTCATTTTTCTATACTAATGTGACATATTTTGTTCCTAAAAACAATTTGTGTTTCAAAGATTTCACAAAACTTTAATTACTAATAAAGAAGAGTAGCTAGGCAAACCGTAAATATTATGTCCAAAATAATATTTGACAAATTTGTGAACAAGCGTAGAATATGATGTAAAGGAGTGATTACGATGAATGAACATCAACGAAAAGCTCTGAAGTTCACAAATAAGCTTTCTGCCGCAGCTAGCTTACTAGGGTTTGCCGTTATGTTATTCAGCTTATTTGTAAGCGATATCGGAGGGAAATATTTACTATTCATCGGCCTGGGCGTTATTGTCTCCGCTGTGTTCTTTTTTATTTTCGGCTTGGCCCTTGCCTTAGCGGAAGGTGCCAGCCCTAACGGGAGTCAAAGCCTGCCTCATTCAAAAAAAAAAGAGACTAGCCCATGTCATTAAGATCATGGGAGAGTCCCCTTATTGAGTTAATGCATATGGTCTCCAAATGACATCACCCAGATGGTTCCGAGTACAATGATAACTGCCATAAGAATTCCATAAACGATATTAATGACTTGAGTATGACGGTCTTCACCCTCGCTGACATGCATGAACATGAACAGCTGCAATGCTGCTTGAACTACGGCTAATGAGCCGATAATCCACATAATGGTGTGAAAAGGTAACGATGTTCTTAAAGCGACGCCTGCTGCGGAAAAGGTGAGCAAAAGAGATAATATGAATCCAAAGACATGCCCTAGGGGAAAGCCTTTCGCTTTTTTATCCATTTATGCCACCATCCCTTTGAGATACACGAATGTAAAGATGAAAATCCAAATGACGTCCAAAAAGTGCCAATACAGTCCGATAATAAATGTTTTTCGAGCCGTTACGGGTGTTAGCCCTCTTTGCAGAAGCTGAATAATAATCAGGATCCCCCAGCCGATCCCCATGGTCACATGAAGCCCGTGGGTCCCAAGCAGAACGAAAAAGCTGGAAAGGAAAGCACTCGTTTGCATCGTAGCGCCCAAATGAACGTAATGGATAAATTCATTCACTTCCATGATGAGAAAGCCCACGCCAAGCAGTAAGGTGACAACAAGCCACGTGATCAAGCCTTTGAGATGATTACGACGCATCTCCATGATCGCCAGACCGCAGGTAAAGCTGCTTGTCAATAGAAGCACGGTTTGAATCATGACTTCTCTCATCATAATGATGTCTTGATGGGTCGGACCTCCCGCGTACCGTTCGTAAAGCACCCCGTATACACCGAAAAGCGTTGCAAATAAGACAATCTCTGCACCAAGGAAGATCCAGAAGCCGAGAATATTCATGCGGTTCTGTTCTGTTTGGTATTCCAAAGGCTGCGTTGTGCTTACGTTAGCCGACATACCGGTTCACCTCTCCTTCCCTGTTTCTCCACGCCTGTTCCGTCTCCTCAATCTCTTCCTTATGAACGTGATAGCCATCGTTATAATCGAAGGAACGAACGATCAATCCCACAATAATTCCCAAAGCCGCGACTGCCGCAGCGATATGCCATTCAAATACCATAAAGAATCCGGCGATACCGAACACGACGCACATGATAAACGGAAGGCCCGTATTGTTTGGCAAATGAATCTCTTCGATGTGTTCTGCGCGAAGCACCAAACCTTCGTTGTTCTTTTTCATGTGCCAGAAGGCATCTTGCGTCGTGACCTCCGGGAGGTTGGTAAAGTTATAATGCTGGACCGGTGAAGCTGTGGCCCACTCCAACGTTCTCGCATCCCACGGGTCACTTGGAACGTTGCGGTCCGCATAGCGTATGCTCCAGTAAATGTTATAACAAAAGGCTGCAAAACCTAGCGCTAATATAATGGAGCCGATGGTCGACAGAAGGAACAACGGAGCGAAGCCGGATTCCTCCGAATAGGTGTAGGCACGTCTTACGGCACCGTCCAATCCAAGGAAAAACATCGGCATGAACGTCACATTAAAGCCTACAACAAACAACCAGAAGTGCCATTTTCCGATTTTTTCATTCAACATGTGACCGAAGATTTTAGGCCACCAGTAGTATAAGCCTGCAAATACTGCAAATACTACACCTGGAATAAGCACATAATGGAAATGCGCGACCAAGAAAAGCGTATTGTGGTATTGATAGTCAGCCGCCCCCATGCCCAGCATGACACCTGTGACCCCGCCGATAACAAAGCAAGGTATGAATGCCAAGGCCCAGAGCATCGCGGTCGTCATTTTAATGCGTCCTTTACGCATCG
This genomic window contains:
- a CDS encoding barstar family protein, with the translated sequence MRKVLLDGNLIQERSQLHDFLKQELQLPDSYGSNLDALWDCLTGWIQLPLTIQWIGLEASRRHLGEYADQLLELLSEAEQEIDGFYLEVIE
- the qoxC gene encoding cytochrome aa3 quinol oxidase subunit III, which translates into the protein MSANVSTTQPLEYQTEQNRMNILGFWIFLGAEIVLFATLFGVYGVLYERYAGGPTHQDIIMMREVMIQTVLLLTSSFTCGLAIMEMRRNHLKGLITWLVVTLLLGVGFLIMEVNEFIHYVHLGATMQTSAFLSSFFVLLGTHGLHVTMGIGWGILIIIQLLQRGLTPVTARKTFIIGLYWHFLDVIWIFIFTFVYLKGMVA
- a CDS encoding CotH kinase family protein, whose protein sequence is MRSKVLLLIIFVFPVVIWISIYTVRMDPELKAPPFWSQFISYSSQASNNEHEEKNKPLEKMYVTVLDKDPAYGYTFQDMNQMNQKESLEQEPRLSAMLQIGSLQEAEVRATIEQRGNSVRQSDLKSFKIRMDEEGPWNQQHIINLNKHPFDYTRIRNKLSYDYLSLIPELASSETQFTQLYVKDLTANPPEQEFVDYGLFTHVEQVNRGFLKRNGLDADGYLYKAINFEFYRYPELLRDRDDPLYDKAKFETVLSISGREYHEKLIRMLDDVNNDQLNFDRVFNKYFDKNNFLSWIAFNLMTGNLDTTGNNFFLYSSRFSDTWYFIPWDYDKAWNYDWQWGNKGNTIHPTREGLSLYWGWPLAKKFFQNPANVEALNEKMETLSGIMNKERTKALLDQYYPTIQPMVLRSPDVQLLPKDVQRFDEEYYSLADFTSNSLDKYYTHLEKPMPVFIGGPWLDKDRMTFTWGPSYDLQGDEIYYDVQIAQTPDFSTMVYENKGLQETELTMERLPVGVYYWRVIIRDSQGHEQIAFESFIDGNGKFFHGVKQIIIES
- the qoxD gene encoding cytochrome aa3 quinol oxidase subunit IV translates to MDKKAKGFPLGHVFGFILSLLLTFSAAGVALRTSLPFHTIMWIIGSLAVVQAALQLFMFMHVSEGEDRHTQVINIVYGILMAVIIVLGTIWVMSFGDHMH
- a CDS encoding ribonuclease domain-containing protein, translating into MTEVRRKQDLLKLWKWLCTVLILGLAVGLSGCALIADQENTNSQKTAVLTGFNEVAEYISKHGKLPDNFITKNEARKLGWEPQKGNLPEVAPGKSIGGDVFRNREGLLPKKNGRIWYEADINYKKGTRGSDRIVFSNDGLIYKTTDHYKTFTPM